GCCCCATCGTTATTAACTGATACCAAGCGTAAGTACCCGGTTGATAGGAAACCAGCCAATTGTTTGGTTCAATCCGTTTTTTTGTGCGATGGAGAGTAAACAGCGTATCCCACGTGTGTGGAATGAGCTTTGGCATGCCGACGGTTCCGGATGTAAGTAGAGTTATTCGATTCGGTTGCAGGGGAGTTGCGACCCGCGGTTCGGTATGTGAGTGCTTCAGTTCTATCACATACCCGCTTTCCAACAGCAGTTCATGTAATGCTGGCGTATATCGCTCTTCGGGCAGCAATAGCGCGTCGATTCCCGTTCCTGCGAGCCATGCGGCAGCAGCGACACACTCAAGTTCATCCGATAAAATTAGTGCAACGGGCGACTGCAATTTCCACGGATAGCGAGATTCGTAGCGGTGCGCCAAATCAGCAATCCGGTATTCCGAATGCTGATGAATCACTAAGTTGTCATTTTGACGAGGAGGCATTTTGAATCGCCGTGAAGAATTCAACGACATCTTTGACCGTAGTAATACTTCGGAGCGGCGCTGCATCAAAGTTCAACATGCAACCGGCGGCTTGCTCAACCCGAATCGCCAATTCCGAGAAATCGAGGGAGCGGAATCCAATATTCGCCAGTTTTATCTCGTCGGTGAGAACAAGTTTTTTTTGTTCGCGGCGTTCGATGATTTTCGCCATGGTATCGAGAATTACCGCTCGATTGACCATTGCCATAAAAACTCCTGCAATCACAAATTGAAGAATGTGTCGTAATGTATGTTCGATGCTTCGCTAAAGAACGGATCATCCGATTTCACATAGAGATTCGTTACCACTGAACGCATTACAAATCCCAGCCGCTTTGTACAGATTTCCAACGATTCATGTTTTTTTACCGTTGCTGTCGGTATCGAAAATGAAATTTGCTTCGTATCGATTGCATTCTGAATCGCACTGAGCAACAATGCCCGCTGGAATCGAATTGAATCACCGTAAGGCCAAACTGCGACAAAGGCGTGCCCGCGCAGACTTCGGGTTATCATCCGGCAACCATCCGGTGAAAGATAAGAATTGAACGTGCCCAATTGCTCATACCAGCGAACCGTTTCCTTATCGGAGGAAACTCGCCAACGTGGGTCACTCTCCTCGGATAACCCCACTTGCCGATCTGCATCGGGCTGGATCCCCGGTAACACTTGGATCGACTGAGTCGTCTTCCTTCCAAGCCGCAGACGGGCTAAACGGTATAATGTTTGATTTCCCACTTGCAGCAGTTTGCCTGCCAATTTCAATTTTGCCGATACTTGAAACGAATTCACTCGACTTGCATCGATAATATAATAGTAGGCGTCACGGGAAATTTGCAGATGACGAAATCCCGCAATGCGCTGAATAATACCGACATCTGAGCGGGTAATGTTATGCAAGACCGTAATGCCGCTTGCCATCGCGAAATCGTGCGCCGCATTCATTAATGCAATACCGGTAGGAATTGTGGAATTGCAATACTCAACCACCGAATTCCGGTACTCATCGGCAAGATAAAGCGCTTCTCCTTTTCCGGAAAGTGCAAGTCTTTTATTGATTGTAATTCGAATCGGGATTACAGCGTAGTGTCCTACGATTTGAGCGGTATCGTTCAGAACAAAAACATGAAACGAATACCCGATTGGATTTTCGTTAAACAGGATTCGGCAAAATTCGACAGAAGCATACCGTTCATCGATAGTGCCATAGGTTGCACCAATCGCTAACAGCTCTTTGTCGCTTAAAGGTCCTCTTTTAACGAGCAGATTCAACCTATCTCACTTTCAGAAAAGAACGCAGACAATTCTGCCTGCGCTCTCATTTCTCTCATCCGATTCTTTATCTCAGAAATATGCTGGATGTTACACCCGGTAAAATCGGGCAATCGTGTCGACCACGTATTCTTGCTGTTCGGCCGATA
Above is a window of bacterium DNA encoding:
- a CDS encoding acyl carrier protein; this translates as MAMVNRAVILDTMAKIIERREQKKLVLTDEIKLANIGFRSLDFSELAIRVEQAAGCMLNFDAAPLRSITTVKDVVEFFTAIQNASSSK